The Streptomyces sp. NBC_01197 genome window below encodes:
- the cmk gene encoding (d)CMP kinase, with translation MSVTVETAARKTPAAVIVAIDGPSGTGKSSTSKAVAAKLGLSYLDTGAQYRAITWWMISNGVDVQDAAAVANASAKPDIVSGTDPAAPTITVDGADASGPIRTQEVTAKVSAVSAVAEVRTRITELQREIAAAAEGGIVVEGRDIGTTVLPDADLKVFLTASPEARAARRSGELKGSQAAAGLAATRDALVKRDAADTSRKTSPLAKADDAVEVDTTELTLQQVIECVVTLVEEKRAAR, from the coding sequence GTGTCCGTCACCGTGGAAACCGCCGCCCGGAAGACTCCGGCAGCAGTGATCGTCGCCATCGACGGCCCCTCCGGCACGGGCAAGTCCAGCACGTCGAAGGCCGTCGCCGCCAAGCTCGGGCTGAGCTACCTGGACACGGGCGCCCAGTACCGCGCGATCACCTGGTGGATGATCAGCAACGGGGTGGACGTGCAGGACGCCGCCGCCGTCGCGAACGCCTCGGCCAAGCCCGACATCGTCTCGGGCACCGACCCGGCCGCCCCGACGATCACCGTCGACGGCGCCGACGCCTCGGGGCCCATCCGCACCCAGGAGGTCACCGCAAAGGTCAGCGCGGTGAGCGCGGTCGCCGAGGTGCGGACCCGGATCACGGAGCTCCAGCGGGAGATCGCCGCCGCGGCCGAGGGCGGCATCGTCGTCGAGGGCCGCGACATAGGGACGACCGTCCTCCCGGACGCGGACCTCAAGGTCTTCCTGACCGCTTCCCCCGAGGCACGGGCCGCCCGCCGCAGCGGCGAGCTCAAGGGCAGCCAGGCCGCCGCCGGTCTCGCCGCCACCAGGGACGCCCTCGTCAAGCGGGACGCGGCCGACACCAGCCGTAAGACATCGCCCCTCGCCAAGGCGGACGACGCGGTCGAGGTGGACACCACGGAGCTGACCCTTCAGCAGGTCATCGAGTGCGTCGTCACCCTCGTCGAGGAGAAGCGGGCCGCCAGGTGA
- a CDS encoding lysophospholipid acyltransferase family protein yields MRRHPRRGEAGRQVTPPGPRGAAVGRGIGIGLMYGLWRPRVLGAWQVPASGPVIMAVNHSHNIDGPMLMGTAPRPVHFLIKKEAFTGPLDPFLRGIGQLKVDRATPDRTAVTDALGVLAGGGVLGIFPEGTRGEGDFASLRAGLAYFALRAGAPIVPVAVLGSTGRGGRLVRALPPLRTRVDVVFGEPFDAGDGSGRRTRKALDEATVRIQQRLTGHLESARRLTGR; encoded by the coding sequence GTGCGTCGTCACCCTCGTCGAGGAGAAGCGGGCCGCCAGGTGACACCACCCGGGCCACGCGGTGCCGCGGTCGGGCGGGGCATCGGCATCGGGCTGATGTACGGCCTGTGGCGGCCCCGCGTCCTCGGCGCGTGGCAGGTCCCGGCGAGCGGGCCGGTCATCATGGCCGTGAACCACTCGCACAACATCGACGGGCCCATGCTGATGGGGACGGCGCCCCGGCCGGTGCACTTCCTGATCAAGAAGGAGGCGTTCACCGGTCCTCTCGACCCGTTCCTGCGTGGCATCGGGCAGCTGAAAGTGGACCGCGCGACGCCCGACCGGACAGCGGTCACGGATGCCCTCGGAGTACTCGCCGGCGGGGGTGTGCTCGGGATCTTCCCCGAGGGCACCAGGGGCGAGGGCGACTTCGCCTCGCTGCGCGCGGGGCTCGCGTACTTCGCGCTGCGGGCGGGGGCGCCGATCGTCCCGGTCGCCGTCCTGGGCAGCACCGGGCGCGGCGGACGCCTCGTCAGGGCGCTGCCACCGCTGCGCACCCGGGTCGACGTGGTGTTCGGCGAGCCCTTCGACGCGGGGGACGGCAGCGGACGGCGCACGCGAAAGGCGCTGGACGAGGCCACCGTACGGATCCAGCAGCGGCTCACCGGCCACCTGGAAAGTGCCAGGCGCCTCACCGGGCGCTGA
- the der gene encoding ribosome biogenesis GTPase Der, translating into MNDQHDHGALGDAEYAEFMELAAEEGFDVEDVEGALEEASHGPLPVLAVVGRPNVGKSTLVNRIIGRREAVVQDKPGVTRDRVTYEAEWAGRRFKVVDTGGWEQDVLGLDASVAAQAEYAIEAADAVVFVVDSTVGATDTDEAVVKLLRRANKPVVLCANKVDGQSGEADASTLWSLGLGEPHPVSSLHGRGTGDMLDAVLEALPEAPAQTFGNTVGGPRRIALIGRPNVGKSSLLNKVANEDRVVVNEMAGTTRDPVDELIKLGGIVWKFIDTAGIRRRVHLQEGADYYASLRTAAAVEKAEVAVVLIDATESISVQDQRIITMAVEAGRAMVIAFNKWDNLDEERRYYLEREIETELGQVAWAPRVNVSARTGRHMEKLVPAIETAIKGWETRIPTGRLNAFLGEIVAAHPHPVRGGKQPRILFGTQAGTMPPRFVLFASGFLEAGYRRFIERRLREEFGFDGTPIHISVRVREKRGRKK; encoded by the coding sequence ATGAACGACCAGCACGACCACGGAGCACTCGGCGACGCCGAGTACGCGGAGTTCATGGAGCTCGCCGCGGAGGAGGGCTTCGACGTCGAGGACGTCGAAGGCGCCCTTGAGGAGGCCTCGCACGGCCCGCTGCCCGTCCTCGCCGTCGTCGGCCGGCCGAATGTCGGCAAGTCGACCCTGGTGAACCGCATCATCGGCCGCCGCGAGGCAGTCGTCCAGGACAAGCCCGGTGTCACCCGCGACCGCGTCACGTACGAGGCCGAGTGGGCCGGCCGCCGCTTCAAGGTCGTCGACACCGGCGGCTGGGAGCAGGACGTCCTGGGCCTGGACGCCTCGGTCGCCGCACAGGCCGAGTACGCGATCGAGGCGGCCGACGCCGTGGTCTTCGTGGTCGACTCGACGGTCGGCGCGACCGACACCGACGAGGCCGTCGTCAAGCTGCTGCGCCGGGCGAACAAGCCCGTGGTGCTCTGCGCCAACAAGGTCGACGGGCAGAGCGGCGAGGCCGACGCCAGCACGCTCTGGTCGCTCGGCCTCGGCGAGCCGCACCCCGTCTCCTCGCTGCACGGCCGCGGCACCGGCGACATGCTGGACGCCGTACTCGAAGCGCTCCCCGAGGCGCCGGCGCAGACCTTCGGCAACACCGTCGGCGGCCCGCGCCGGATCGCGCTCATCGGCCGTCCGAACGTGGGCAAGTCCTCGCTGCTCAACAAGGTCGCGAACGAGGACCGTGTCGTCGTCAACGAGATGGCGGGCACCACCCGCGACCCGGTCGACGAGCTGATCAAGCTCGGCGGCATCGTCTGGAAGTTCATCGACACGGCGGGCATCCGCCGCCGGGTGCACCTCCAGGAGGGCGCGGACTACTACGCCTCGCTGCGTACCGCCGCCGCCGTGGAGAAGGCCGAGGTCGCGGTCGTCCTGATCGACGCCACCGAGTCCATCAGCGTCCAGGACCAGCGCATCATCACCATGGCCGTCGAGGCGGGGCGGGCGATGGTCATCGCGTTCAACAAGTGGGACAACCTCGACGAGGAGCGCCGCTACTACCTGGAGCGGGAGATCGAGACCGAACTCGGTCAGGTCGCCTGGGCGCCCCGGGTGAATGTCTCCGCCCGCACCGGGCGCCACATGGAGAAGCTGGTCCCGGCGATCGAGACGGCCATCAAGGGCTGGGAGACCCGGATCCCGACGGGCAGGCTCAACGCCTTCCTCGGTGAGATCGTCGCCGCGCACCCGCACCCGGTCCGCGGTGGAAAGCAGCCGCGCATCCTCTTCGGTACCCAGGCCGGCACGATGCCGCCGCGGTTCGTCCTCTTCGCATCAGGCTTCCTGGAGGCCGGTTACCGGCGCTTCATCGAACGCCGGCTGCGCGAGGAGTTCGGCTTCGACGGCACACCGATCCACATCTCGGTCCGGGTGCGCGAGAAGCGCGGCCGCAAGAAGTAA
- a CDS encoding transglycosylase family protein yields MPTPRLWPAVLLALFIALAPPGAQAAAPRVAATPAGAPGPEPVACTGDQRPWGCIAECESGGHWDANTGNSFYGGLQILQSTWVEYGGLAYAPRADLATREQQITVAERILAAQGWGAWPVCSKRYGFDGPDGRVHVVTSGETLSSIARRYGVKGGWSALYRTNARSVGAHPDRLAVGTRLALPATARASG; encoded by the coding sequence ATGCCGACCCCTCGTCTGTGGCCCGCCGTCCTGCTGGCCTTGTTCATCGCCCTGGCCCCGCCGGGTGCGCAGGCCGCGGCGCCGCGCGTCGCCGCGACCCCCGCCGGGGCTCCGGGCCCGGAGCCGGTGGCCTGCACCGGTGACCAGCGGCCCTGGGGGTGCATCGCCGAGTGCGAGAGCGGCGGCCACTGGGACGCCAACACCGGCAACTCCTTCTACGGCGGGCTGCAGATCCTCCAGTCGACCTGGGTCGAGTACGGCGGCCTCGCGTACGCCCCGCGGGCCGATCTGGCCACCCGTGAGCAGCAGATCACCGTCGCGGAGCGGATCCTCGCCGCCCAGGGCTGGGGGGCCTGGCCGGTCTGCTCCAAGCGGTACGGCTTCGACGGGCCCGACGGCCGGGTCCATGTCGTGACCTCAGGCGAGACCCTCAGCTCCATCGCCAGGCGCTACGGGGTCAAGGGCGGCTGGTCCGCGCTCTACCGGACCAACGCCCGCTCCGTCGGCGCGCACCCGGACCGGCTCGCCGTCGGCACCAGGCTGGCCCTGCCGGCCACGGCCCGGGCCTCCGGCTGA
- a CDS encoding glycosyltransferase family 4 protein has product MHITFMLHNAYGIGGTIRTTFTLAGTLAQQHDVEIVSVFRHLDRPTLGAPEGVRMNHLLDMRKGSGDYAGDDPDHARPATVFPRGDNRYRQYSRLTDTRIAGYLKSLEADVIVGTRPGLNVQIARQARRGPVRVGQEHLTLGSHNALLRREIRYRYGLLDAVTTVSEADAHAYRTGLALPGLRIDAIPNSVPAPLLPVSDTTAKWVVAAGRLTETKRFDLLIRAFGQVVEVRPDWRLRIYGSGDASGNEKKALRALIDELGLYNHVFLMGPANPIESEWVKGSVAAVTSRLESFGMSLVEAMRSGLPVVSTDCPHGPREIISDGVDGRLVPVGDTKAIASALLELIEDDALRAAMGRAARDSSARFDPAPVAARHEALFTELAAGHGGGPSRGALGEGLLRARGTAGSRAYGLRHRISGAVRRRRAA; this is encoded by the coding sequence ATGCACATTACCTTCATGCTCCACAACGCCTACGGCATCGGCGGCACGATCCGGACCACCTTCACGCTGGCCGGGACGCTGGCCCAGCAGCACGACGTGGAGATCGTCTCCGTCTTCCGGCACCTCGACCGCCCGACGCTGGGTGCTCCCGAAGGCGTACGGATGAACCACCTCCTCGATATGCGCAAGGGCAGCGGGGACTACGCCGGGGACGATCCGGACCATGCCAGGCCGGCCACCGTCTTTCCCCGGGGCGACAACCGGTACCGCCAGTACAGCCGGCTCACGGACACCCGGATCGCCGGATATCTGAAGTCCCTTGAGGCCGACGTGATCGTCGGCACCCGTCCGGGGCTCAATGTGCAGATCGCCCGCCAGGCGCGGCGCGGACCGGTGCGGGTCGGCCAGGAGCACCTCACGCTCGGCAGCCACAACGCCCTGCTGCGCCGCGAGATCCGGTACCGCTACGGCCTGCTGGACGCGGTCACCACCGTCTCCGAGGCAGACGCACACGCGTACCGCACCGGGCTGGCCCTCCCCGGCCTGCGGATCGACGCCATCCCCAACAGCGTTCCCGCGCCGCTTCTCCCGGTCTCCGACACCACGGCGAAGTGGGTCGTGGCGGCGGGCCGGCTGACCGAGACCAAGCGGTTCGACCTGCTGATCCGGGCCTTCGGCCAGGTGGTGGAGGTCCGTCCGGACTGGCGGCTGCGGATCTATGGCAGCGGCGACGCCAGCGGCAACGAGAAGAAGGCCCTGCGCGCCCTGATCGATGAACTCGGTCTGTACAACCACGTGTTCCTGATGGGCCCGGCCAACCCGATCGAGTCCGAGTGGGTCAAGGGCTCCGTGGCCGCCGTCACTTCGCGTCTGGAGTCCTTCGGCATGTCGCTCGTCGAGGCGATGCGCTCCGGGCTGCCGGTGGTCTCCACCGACTGCCCGCACGGTCCCCGCGAGATCATCAGCGACGGCGTCGACGGGCGGCTGGTGCCCGTGGGCGACACGAAGGCCATCGCGTCGGCCCTGCTCGAACTGATCGAGGACGACGCCCTGCGCGCTGCGATGGGCAGGGCGGCGCGCGACAGCTCCGCGCGCTTCGATCCGGCGCCGGTCGCGGCACGGCACGAGGCGCTCTTCACCGAACTGGCCGCCGGGCACGGCGGCGGGCCGTCCCGCGGCGCGCTGGGCGAAGGACTGCTGCGCGCCCGCGGCACGGCCGGTAGCAGGGCGTACGGACTGCGGCACCGGATCTCCGGTGCGGTGCGAAGGAGGAGGGCCGCATGA
- a CDS encoding transferase → MTGTSEDRLPYAVDCTAEADGTIRFAVEAAGPTGLVLKRRKSGDRVRLALTEAPDGRPSAVLEAAAELAEGRWDVFTEGGPAGEQRVEPGLRDLRKLIDRTPPPTATTVVARVPYRTADGTLAIRSWSRSPHAEAGELTGRAGALTVRAQLYGAALGADAMVEARLRGAPGQVHREPARTGADGAFSCTLRYGPLAAGDGEGARLWDLWLLPEGVEGGVPGVRISRILDDIADRKSVFVYPGSPCGDGAVRAATATPYYTVDNDLSVRIDAPKS, encoded by the coding sequence ATGACGGGGACCAGCGAGGACCGGCTGCCGTACGCCGTCGACTGCACGGCCGAAGCCGACGGAACCATCCGCTTCGCCGTCGAGGCGGCCGGCCCGACCGGACTGGTACTGAAGCGGCGCAAGTCCGGCGACCGCGTCCGGCTGGCGCTCACGGAGGCTCCGGACGGCCGCCCTTCCGCGGTCCTGGAGGCCGCCGCTGAGCTCGCTGAGGGGCGCTGGGACGTCTTCACGGAGGGCGGACCGGCCGGCGAGCAGCGCGTCGAACCGGGCCTCAGGGACCTGCGGAAGCTGATCGATCGCACACCGCCGCCGACGGCCACGACGGTGGTCGCCCGCGTCCCGTACCGCACGGCCGACGGGACGCTCGCGATCCGCAGCTGGTCCCGCTCACCGCACGCGGAAGCCGGTGAGCTCACCGGGCGGGCGGGTGCGCTGACCGTACGGGCGCAGCTGTACGGGGCGGCGCTCGGCGCGGACGCGATGGTCGAGGCGAGGCTGCGTGGTGCACCGGGGCAGGTGCACCGGGAGCCCGCGCGGACCGGCGCGGACGGAGCGTTCAGCTGCACGCTGCGTTACGGGCCACTGGCAGCCGGGGACGGTGAAGGGGCCCGGCTCTGGGACCTGTGGCTGCTGCCGGAGGGTGTGGAGGGGGGCGTTCCGGGCGTTCGGATCAGCCGGATCCTCGACGACATCGCCGACCGTAAGTCCGTCTTCGTCTACCCCGGTTCGCCGTGCGGCGACGGCGCGGTGCGGGCTGCCACGGCCACGCCGTACTACACGGTGGACAACGACCTCAGCGTGCGGATCGACGCGCCGAAGAGCTGA
- a CDS encoding I78 family peptidase inhibitor has translation MAPIPTPPVQPDDAPDSYVGLDEEHAVQLARERGWSPVRALPTGTVITMEFLSGRLNFEVDGGKVVRCWPG, from the coding sequence ATGGCACCCATTCCGACCCCTCCCGTGCAGCCCGACGACGCCCCGGACAGCTATGTGGGCCTCGATGAGGAGCACGCCGTGCAACTGGCCAGGGAACGCGGCTGGTCCCCCGTGAGAGCGCTGCCCACGGGCACGGTCATCACCATGGAGTTCCTGTCGGGCCGGCTCAACTTCGAGGTCGACGGGGGGAAGGTCGTCCGCTGCTGGCCGGGCTGA
- a CDS encoding phosphatase PAP2 family protein, with amino-acid sequence MRIDRIFTRLDREPEPPKLEIPRMSRTRIALLGSTLAFYLAIVVAVLSTSWLVGLDWKVMLFRPYQQWPQLHAFLDYFVVLGQRGPTAVMVAAWLGWRSWRQHTLRPLLTLGAALLLLNITVGAVKLGLGRLGPHYATQIGSAELFAGGDIFPSGHTANAVVTWGILAYLATTPLARRWLSVGSAALALGVGATTVYLGTHWLSDVLLGWAAGLLVLLGLPWFEPLIGRTEAAVFAVREKVRAARRRPAAPAPVPVDVQPALFPHGHPRTEGSEEESQPLEPVGIAGRSAGTPRSTTHPTSLQRAHAPRSDRTPVTPAGSRRPPHADRTPRTGQTRPVPGGST; translated from the coding sequence GTGCGTATCGACCGAATCTTTACCCGCCTGGACCGGGAGCCGGAACCGCCGAAGCTAGAGATCCCGCGGATGAGCCGGACCCGGATCGCCCTGCTCGGTTCGACGCTGGCCTTCTACCTGGCCATCGTCGTCGCAGTGCTGTCCACGTCCTGGCTCGTGGGACTGGACTGGAAGGTCATGCTCTTCCGGCCGTACCAGCAGTGGCCCCAGCTGCATGCCTTCCTCGACTACTTCGTGGTGCTCGGCCAGCGCGGACCCACCGCGGTGATGGTCGCGGCCTGGCTCGGCTGGCGCTCCTGGCGGCAGCACACCCTCAGACCCCTGCTGACCCTCGGCGCGGCTCTGCTGCTGCTGAACATCACGGTGGGCGCGGTCAAGCTCGGCCTCGGCCGCCTCGGCCCGCACTACGCCACCCAGATCGGCTCGGCCGAGCTCTTCGCCGGCGGCGATATATTTCCTTCGGGTCACACCGCCAATGCCGTCGTGACCTGGGGAATCCTGGCCTATCTGGCCACCACCCCGCTGGCCAGGCGCTGGCTCTCGGTGGGTTCGGCCGCGCTCGCCCTCGGCGTCGGGGCCACCACGGTCTACCTCGGTACGCACTGGCTGAGCGATGTACTGCTCGGCTGGGCCGCCGGGCTGCTGGTCCTGCTGGGCCTCCCCTGGTTCGAGCCGCTGATCGGCCGCACCGAGGCCGCGGTCTTCGCGGTGCGCGAGAAGGTGCGCGCCGCCCGCCGCAGGCCCGCCGCCCCCGCGCCCGTACCGGTCGACGTCCAGCCCGCGCTGTTCCCGCACGGCCACCCGCGGACCGAGGGCTCCGAAGAGGAGAGCCAGCCGCTGGAGCCGGTGGGCATCGCGGGACGCTCCGCCGGTACGCCCAGGAGCACCACACACCCCACCTCGCTCCAGCGGGCGCACGCTCCCCGCTCGGACCGCACACCTGTCACGCCGGCCGGCAGCCGCCGTCCCCCGCACGCCGACCGCACCCCGCGCACCGGCCAGACACGGCCGGTCCCAGGCGGCTCCACCTGA
- a CDS encoding MFS transporter, whose translation MSGTSTVGRRPRVAVAAGANRWIVLVVLCVSLLLVALDATVLHVAVPALTEDLRPGAVQLLWIVDAYPLVCAALLILFGTLGDRVGRRRVLLIGYGLFGAASAVAAFSATPGVLIGARALLGIGGAMIMPATLSVLRAVFPDRRERAVAIGVWTAVAAVGAAIGPVLGGFLVEHFWWGSVFLINLPLMAVLLPLARWVLPESRGGTDGPWDVLGALMAAAGVLGVVFGVKRIGGGEGAIGVETLAPLVAGAVLLVLFVRRQRSRKHPLIDIRMFSRPTFTTAVGCIVLAMLALVGLELIAVQYLQLVLGLSPLATGLRLLPLTFAAITAGAMGSSVLRRVGPRRMVGSGFVLTAVAVLCLVGMGAHDDPLLLTVAFVLLGFGLQATLFGAYESMLSEAPADRAGGAAAIGETSYQLGAGMGIALLGSVMNAAYGPSLRSVPGVPAGASHQAANSLGEAYQVAARLGGPAGWALRSAARDAFVHGLHVTLLVSAGLLLLGAVAALRLPRVMECAELPGERECTDGPRTPQAGRPAQGGEGRAAVGQPSDGRAREALPRVSAPALARPVSADAAGSGRAGR comes from the coding sequence ATGTCAGGGACGTCCACAGTCGGCAGGCGCCCCCGCGTCGCCGTCGCGGCCGGTGCCAACCGCTGGATCGTTCTCGTCGTCCTGTGCGTCAGCCTGCTGCTCGTGGCCCTTGACGCGACCGTCCTGCATGTCGCGGTCCCCGCGCTCACCGAGGACCTGCGACCCGGAGCAGTCCAGCTGCTCTGGATCGTCGACGCCTACCCGCTGGTCTGCGCCGCGCTGCTCATCCTCTTCGGCACGCTCGGCGACCGGGTGGGCCGCCGCCGCGTCCTGCTGATCGGATACGGGCTGTTCGGCGCGGCCTCGGCCGTCGCGGCATTCTCCGCCACCCCCGGGGTCCTGATCGGGGCCCGCGCCCTGCTCGGCATCGGCGGCGCGATGATCATGCCCGCGACGCTGTCGGTCCTCCGGGCCGTCTTCCCGGACCGCCGTGAACGCGCCGTCGCGATCGGGGTCTGGACCGCGGTGGCCGCGGTCGGCGCCGCCATCGGCCCGGTCCTCGGCGGGTTCCTCGTGGAGCACTTCTGGTGGGGCTCGGTCTTCCTGATCAACCTCCCGCTGATGGCGGTGCTGCTGCCGCTGGCCCGCTGGGTGCTGCCCGAGTCGCGGGGCGGCACGGACGGTCCGTGGGATGTGCTCGGCGCGCTGATGGCGGCCGCCGGCGTACTCGGCGTGGTCTTCGGCGTGAAGCGCATCGGCGGCGGCGAAGGGGCCATCGGCGTTGAGACGCTCGCGCCGCTGGTGGCGGGCGCCGTGCTGCTGGTGCTCTTCGTCCGGCGGCAGCGGAGCCGGAAGCATCCGCTCATCGACATCCGGATGTTCTCCCGGCCCACCTTCACCACCGCGGTCGGCTGCATCGTCCTGGCCATGCTGGCCCTGGTCGGCCTGGAGCTGATCGCCGTCCAGTACCTCCAGCTGGTGCTCGGCCTCAGCCCGCTGGCGACCGGCCTGCGGCTGCTCCCGCTCACCTTCGCCGCCATCACCGCCGGGGCGATGGGCTCCTCCGTGCTGCGCCGCGTCGGACCGCGCCGGATGGTCGGCTCCGGGTTCGTGCTGACCGCGGTCGCCGTGCTCTGCCTGGTCGGAATGGGAGCCCACGACGATCCGCTGCTGCTGACCGTCGCCTTCGTACTGCTCGGCTTCGGACTGCAGGCCACGCTCTTCGGGGCGTACGAGTCGATGCTCAGCGAGGCGCCTGCCGACCGCGCGGGCGGTGCGGCCGCGATCGGTGAGACCTCGTACCAGCTGGGCGCCGGTATGGGCATAGCGTTGCTCGGCAGTGTCATGAACGCGGCCTACGGGCCCTCGCTCCGTTCGGTGCCCGGGGTCCCGGCGGGGGCGAGCCACCAGGCCGCCAACTCGCTGGGGGAGGCGTACCAGGTGGCCGCCCGGCTGGGCGGTCCCGCCGGGTGGGCGCTGCGCAGCGCCGCCCGTGACGCCTTCGTCCACGGGCTGCACGTCACCCTGCTGGTCAGCGCCGGACTGCTGCTGCTCGGCGCGGTCGCCGCGCTGCGGCTGCCCCGGGTGATGGAGTGCGCGGAGCTGCCCGGCGAGCGGGAGTGCACCGACGGGCCACGCACGCCGCAGGCGGGACGACCGGCACAGGGGGGAGAGGGCCGGGCGGCCGTCGGGCAGCCGTCGGACGGGCGGGCCCGGGAGGCCCTGCCGAGGGTGTCCGCCCCCGCCCTGGCGCGCCCGGTGTCCGCCGATGCGGCCGGGTCTGGACGAGCGGGACGCTGA
- a CDS encoding acyl-CoA dehydrogenase family protein, protein MSAPSKLPPFDPADPIGLDDLLGDEDLAIRGTVRAWAADRVLPHIAEWYEKGELPGIRELARELGSLGALGMSLEGYGCAGATAVQYGLACLELEAADSGIRSLVSVQGSLAMYAIHRFGSEEQKQRWLPGMAAGEVIGCFGLTEPDHGSDPAGMLTYAKRSGSDWVLTGRKMWITNGSVAAVAVVWAQTDDGVRGFVVPTDTAGFSAPEIKHKWSLRASVTSELVLDEVRLPADAVLPGATGLKGPLSCLSHARYGIVWGAMGAARASFEAALDYSRTREQFGRPIGGFQLTQAKLADMAVELHKGILLAHHIGRRMDAGKLRPEQVSFGKLNNVREAIEICRTSRTILGANGISLEYPVMRHATNLESVLTYEGTVEMHQLVLGKALTGLDAFR, encoded by the coding sequence ATGTCCGCACCGTCCAAGCTGCCGCCCTTCGACCCCGCCGACCCCATCGGCCTGGACGACCTGCTCGGCGACGAGGATCTCGCGATCCGCGGCACCGTCCGCGCCTGGGCGGCCGACCGGGTCCTGCCGCACATCGCGGAGTGGTACGAGAAGGGGGAGCTGCCCGGCATCCGTGAGCTGGCCCGCGAACTGGGCTCTCTCGGCGCGCTGGGCATGTCCCTGGAGGGGTACGGCTGCGCGGGCGCCACCGCCGTCCAGTACGGCCTCGCCTGCCTGGAGCTGGAGGCCGCCGACTCCGGCATCCGCTCGCTGGTCTCCGTACAGGGGTCCCTCGCGATGTACGCGATCCACCGTTTCGGCTCAGAGGAGCAGAAGCAGCGGTGGCTGCCCGGCATGGCGGCCGGTGAGGTCATCGGGTGTTTCGGCCTCACAGAGCCCGACCACGGCTCGGACCCGGCCGGAATGCTGACGTACGCGAAGCGGAGCGGCAGCGACTGGGTGCTGACCGGGCGCAAGATGTGGATCACCAATGGCTCGGTGGCGGCTGTCGCCGTGGTCTGGGCGCAGACGGACGACGGTGTCCGCGGCTTCGTCGTCCCCACGGACACCGCCGGGTTCTCGGCCCCCGAGATCAAGCACAAGTGGTCGCTGCGTGCCTCGGTCACCAGTGAGCTCGTCCTCGACGAGGTCCGGCTCCCGGCCGACGCGGTGCTGCCCGGTGCCACCGGGCTCAAGGGCCCGCTGAGCTGTCTGAGCCACGCCAGGTACGGAATCGTCTGGGGCGCGATGGGCGCCGCCCGGGCCAGCTTCGAGGCCGCGCTCGACTACTCCAGGACGCGCGAGCAGTTCGGCAGGCCGATCGGCGGCTTCCAGCTGACCCAGGCCAAGCTGGCCGACATGGCGGTCGAACTGCACAAGGGCATCCTGCTCGCGCACCACATCGGTCGGCGGATGGACGCCGGGAAGCTCCGGCCCGAACAGGTCAGCTTCGGGAAGCTCAACAACGTCCGCGAGGCGATCGAGATCTGCCGCACCTCGCGGACGATCCTGGGCGCCAACGGGATCTCGCTGGAGTACCCGGTGATGCGGCACGCGACCAACCTGGAGTCGGTGCTGACGTACGAGGGCACCGTCGAGATGCACCAGCTGGTGCTGGGCAAGGCGCTCACCGGCCTCGACGCGTTCCGGTAG
- a CDS encoding cell division protein SepF: MGSVRKASAWLGLVEDNEDRYYDDDYTEGAESPAPAEAWVTDPRVRVAAEAGQARSRRIATITPDSFRDARGIGEMFRDGVPVIVNLTSMEPADAKRVVDFAAGLIFGLRGSIDRVANRVFLLTPSDTQIVSGEAGGRSTEGGFFNQS, translated from the coding sequence ATGGGATCGGTACGCAAGGCGAGTGCCTGGCTGGGGCTCGTCGAGGACAACGAAGACCGCTACTACGACGACGATTACACGGAGGGCGCCGAGTCCCCGGCACCGGCCGAGGCATGGGTGACCGACCCCAGGGTCAGGGTCGCCGCCGAAGCGGGGCAGGCGAGGAGCCGGCGGATCGCGACGATCACGCCGGACAGCTTCCGGGACGCCCGCGGCATCGGCGAGATGTTCCGGGACGGTGTCCCGGTGATCGTCAACCTCACGTCCATGGAGCCCGCCGACGCCAAGCGGGTGGTGGACTTCGCCGCCGGGCTGATCTTCGGGCTGCGCGGCTCCATCGACCGCGTGGCCAACCGGGTCTTCCTGCTGACCCCGTCCGACACCCAGATCGTGAGCGGCGAGGCCGGCGGCCGGTCCACCGAGGGCGGCTTCTTCAACCAGAGCTGA